In Arctopsyche grandis isolate Sample6627 chromosome 13, ASM5162203v2, whole genome shotgun sequence, one DNA window encodes the following:
- the LOC143921659 gene encoding uncharacterized protein LOC143921659, translating to MQKFHSLILRSCLLIFVLVDYSRQATIKVNETQNTYETRNHGAICNPESECVVISRCNTNDLFPDTWIFPCGSENGGTLLVCCPIEKASALKQTTEAPTTPSTASVSPKAIAPKTTAPNNFEMNISAALINKHFRHTYLWAKL from the exons ATGCAAAAATTTCATAGTTTGATATTGAGGTCATGTTTATTAATCTTCGTTTTAGttg ATTACTCTcggcaagcaacaattaaagtgaatg AAACTCAAAATACCTATGAAACAAGGAACCATGGAGCTATTTGCAACCCGGAATCAGAATGCGTGGTTATCTCTCGTTGTAATACAAACGATTTATTTCCTGATACATGGATATTTCCATGCGGAAGTGAAAATGGCGGAACACTCCTGGTCTGCTGTCCCATAGAAAAAGCTTCAGCCTTGAAGCAGACCACGGAAGCTCCAACTACACCATCAACAGCATCAGTATCACCAAAGGCTATCGCACCCAAAACAACTGCTCCGAATAAT tttGAAATGAATATATCGGCAGCTTTAATAAATAAGCATTTTAGACATACGTATTTGTGGGCTAAACTTTAA
- the LOC143921024 gene encoding phenoloxidase-activating factor 3-like translates to MYQEKAKLLPPDCGLDSGLNIIAYGKNAEIGQFPWMTVLGYNVNGTIHYFCGGTLISDKYILTAAHCTKVGSHIPTIARLGEWNISSDVDCVGLKGRDLYCATPVVDVEIEHIISHDGFGDSTLPSFQNDIALLRLKNEVKYTEFISSICLGPDIYQFSGTRYIISGWGLTEKNPDILSPVLQFTEISYYDFNTCDNIAPGQYRPLAKTQFCAGGDAETSCKGDSGGPLTYVYPLDGRIFQKEIISLSTSLGDSLECETEGRPNIFTEVSAYILWILDNIKK, encoded by the exons ATGTATCAAGAAAAAGCGAAATTGCTGCCACCTGATTGCGGGCTGGATAGTGGACTTAATATAATCGCCTATGGCAAAAATGCAGAGATAGGACAGTTCCCCTGGATGACCGTGTTGGGTTACAATG TGAATGGTACTATTCACTACTTCTGCGGAGGCACCCTAATCAGTGATAAATATATTCTAACAGCTGCTCATTGTACAAAAGTGGGTTCACACATACC AACTATCGCCCGTTTAGGAGAGTGGAATATTTCTAGCGATGTTGATTGCGTAGGTTTAAAAGGCCGAGATTTATATTGTGCTACGCCGGTGGTTGATGTAGAAATTGAACATATTATATCTCATGACGGATTCGGTGATAGTACATTGCCTAGCTTTCAGAACGACATTGCTCTTTTAAGATTAAAAAATGAAGTCAAATACACAG AATTCATCAGTTCAATTTGTCTCGGGCctgatatttatcaattttctgGCACAAGATACATCATCAGTGGTTGGGGTTTGACAGAAAAGAATCCTGACATACTCAGTCCAGTGTTGCAATTCACTGAAATCTCATATTATGACTTCAACACATGCGATAATATAGCACCCGGTCAATATAGACCACTAGCTAAAACTCAATTCTGCGCCGGGGGAGACG ctGAAACTTCATGCAAAGGAGATAGTGGTGGCCCATTGACATATGTGTATCCATTGGATGGCAGAATTTTTCAAAAAGAAATCATTTCTTTGAGTACTTCTTTGGGTGATTCTTTGGAATGTGAAACTGAAGGAAGACCTAATATATTCACTGAAGTTTCAGCATATATTCTATGGATTctagataatattaaaaaatag